The segment TCCAGAGGGCGTCTACAATGAGATCACGCAGCCCGTGACACACAGCGGGTACCTGTACCGGTCCACAGCCCCCACCAAGCTTCCAGGTGCCAAGAAGAGCAAAGAGGGTAAGTGTGGGGAATGTGGGGGAACAGCCAGTGGGGTGCTCACCCCAGTGCCACTGACCCCCCCCAATCCCGCAGACTTCCAGCGCACCTGGTGCTCCCTGGAGAGAGCCCTGCTCTTCTTTGAGACAGAGAAATGCACTGAGCTCCTGGGCCACATCGAGAGTGGGGACCTCATCTCCCTGGGTGTGAGCAGAGCCCCGGCtgtcaccagccccagccccactgaaaGGTACTCCCAGCCTCACCCCCACTGCTTGCCCAGAGAGCCCATGGGCACGCAGATGGCAGGGACGGGCATCACACCCTGCTTGGTGCAATGGTCTGGTGGCTTTGGGTGCAGGTTCGGGCTAGGGGCTGCCCTGATGGACTAGTTCGTCCTCTGCAGGTTTCGCTTCACCCTCGAGCTCTTCCTCATTGGGGAAAAAGTGCAGCAGCTGGGAACCGAAGGACCAGAGACGCTGCAAGCCTGGGCCAGTGCCATCGGCAAGGTGAgccagccccaaccccagcacccCGTGCCACTGGTGGGTTCCTCGGGCCCATCCCTCCTTCTCCATTGTAattcctcccagctccccaccctCTTCATCCTCTGTGTCAAgcaccctccttccctttctagGGACTCCCATTCTCCCCAGTGACCTGCCCCCATCCTCAAGGGTGTCCGTGCTTGAGGGTTGAGCCGTGTCTTTACCCAGTTTGTCTCTTGCTCCATCCTGCAGTGGTTCACGCCCATGAGCTGTCATTGCCTGCTGGGCTATGAATTCCAGCGCGTGGGCCAGCTGCGCTACAAGTGCATGCTCAACCCTGAGCGGTGGCAGCAGGCCTTCTTCATCCTGCAGAAAGCCCACCTCTTCATCTGCCCTGCCGAGGACAATGGGGCTGAGGACAGCATCAACCTCCGGCGGCTGCAGGAGCTCAGTAAGTGCCATGTCACAGCCCAGGATGGGCACCACACGGTGGGTAGCCATACACAGCTCTGACACCTCTACTTCTCACCCCAATGCAGGTCTGGTTCCCCCCACAGAGACCCCTGAGAAGAAGGAGCTGCTGGTCCTCGTGGAAATGGGAAGGTAAGTCATGGCTGCAGAATGTGCCAAGTGAGCTCAGCAGGCTGCCGGGGCAAAGGCACTCTTCCGTGGTTCAATGCTGATCCCAAACCCTCGGTGGGGATTGCTTCTGGGACAGCAGGGCTGTGGCCAAGGGGCCTACAGAGAGCACCCCAGAGTGGGGTCTCTCACCAGGGTAGGGTGTCTCTCGGCTCAGCCTGGCTATGCCCTGTCCCGAGCAAAGCTGTGCCTACAGGCAGGAGGGGGTAACCCATCCCCCCACCCTGACAACCTTCATTCCCTCTTCTCTGCCCTTGTCGTTCTCAGGACATTTTACCTGCAGGGCTTGTCACGGGCAGACTCAGCAGCATGGTACGCTGACATCCAGGCATCAGCGGGGGGCCGAGGTAATGCACTGAAGGACCAGCAGCTGAGCCGGGGGGACATCCCCATCATTGTGGACAGCTGCATCGCATTCATCACACAGTACGGTGAGTCCAGTGTGGTGGCATCACTGCCGGAGCATCCTCCGGCACACACCGGGCAGAGGAGGGGTCCAGGCAGGAGGCACTGCTCTCGAGGCACCAGCCCCACTGGGAACTCTCTGGGCAGGATTGGGCCCCTGTGACCCTatgtccctgccccagggctgcggcATGAGGGGATTTACCGCAAGAATGGAGCCAAGTCCCGGATCAAGGTACTGATGGAGGAGTTTCGGCGGGATGCCCGCAATGTCAAGCTGCGCATCAATGACAACTTCATCGAGGACGTCACTGATGTGCTGAAGAGGTTCTTCCGCGAGCTTGAGGACCCCGTCTTCACCCTGGAGCTGCACCCACAGTGGAAGGAGGCTGCAGGTACCTCGTTCACCCAATGCCTGCTCCCACGCTGGGCTGCCTGCCAGGGACCCCCAGGGCTGGTGTCCCTCAGGAAGGGGTCCCGGTACCAGCCCTAGAGCCATGTCAGCTCTGTGTCCACTGGACTCAGAAATGGTCCACGACTTGTTTTCCTCCCTCCAGAAATCTCCTCGAAGCCCCAGCGCCTGGAGAGGTACAAGGAGCTCATTCATCGCCTGCCTCGCCTCAACCACAAGACCCTGGCTGCGCTGATAGGGCACCTCTACCGGTCAGTGGGCCACCTCCCAGATGGGTCCTCTGGTCCAGCCAGGGTCCCCAGAGCCAGCCAGCAGCGTGAGGTCTCCCCACTGCCCAGGGAACACTGGCTTCCGTCCCTGTGAGCCAGGAAGAGCCCAGTCGCCAcgccctgccccaccagccccccagcagAAATACATGGGGTGTGCTGCAGTATGCTACTCGGGGATACCTCAAAAGTTCCCAAAGGGAGATTGACAGGATGTTCGGGAGTAGGTGACACCCTCCTAACGGATGTAATCTTCATGAGTGCCCAAAAAACAGCGAAAAAAACGAGTTCCTGTCCCCAACTCAGAGTATGAGGTGGGGCTGTTGTCTGGTTTGACGGCAGCTGGAAGTCCTCCAAACTGGAACTGCTCGACTTGAAGAGGAGCTGGGGAAAAATGGGCTGGTTTTCAGGGAAGTTTTTATGAGGCAGAGGAGTGTGGCTGGGACTGAAGCCCCATCCAAAGAGGtccctcacctctgtcctcctTGGCCCAGGGTGCAGAAATGTGCAGACCTCAATCAGATGAGCACCAAGAACCTGTCGCTGCTCTTCGCACCCAGCCTTTTCCAGACTGATGGCAAAGGGGAGCACGAGGTCAAGGTGATGGAAGACCTCATTGACAACTATGTCAGCATCTTCAACGTAAGCTCCCTGCAGGGGCCTCGCCAGCCCCCTCCATGCTGAACCTATCCATCTCCCCTTGTATGCCCCCATACATCATCTGCTTGCATCCGTCCATCCTGGCCCTGTGTCCGCAAGCCATATCCCACTCCACATTGACTCTATGCGTCTCCCTTCTCACCCTGTGCACCTTTCCCCTGGCAGATTGACGAGGACCAGGTATCCCAGATGGATCTGGAGAACAGCCTGATCACCACCTGGAAGGACACCCAGGTACTAGGGATGTGCTTGCCAGCCCCCACCATGTCAGAGACCCCCGGGCTGGTGGTACTGGCTGGAGGATGGGGGCACTCCCATCTGCCTACCTTGTGTTCCTGCTGTCCTACACCAGATATTTGGGGAAGGACCTTCCCTCACTTGTCTCCCCTATGCCCGTCACCTTGAGGCTCCTGCCCAGGGGagaagcagccccagctccctgggaCACCCTCACCagcccctggggagaggggatgtgCACAGTACCCATGCCAGCATGGCACCAATGCCTCCTActcttcccccagctctcccaaGCAGGGGACCTCATCATCGAGGTTTACCTGGAGCAGAAGCTGCCTGACTGCTGCGTCACCCTCAAGGTGAGTCTCAAAGGAGGGCCGTGCCAGAGGAAACAaggagggatgcaggctcctggcGTAGCTTGTCCCTGGGAACCATCCTGCCACCACCCATGGCAGCTCCCCACGTGTCTGGCCCCAGGTTTCCCCCACGATGACAGCAGAGGAGCTCACCAACCAGGTGCTGGAGATGCGCAACGTGGCCGCTAGCCTGGACATCTGGCTGACCTTCGAGGTCCTGGAGAACGGGGAGCTGGGTGAGCATGGTAGGGATGGCACGGGGAGATGCTCTCGGCACAGCTGGACTGGTGAGGAGGAGGTGTGGGATACGGGGGTCAGCTTGCTGCCAGTGGCGGGGGGACAGGGACTGGCACAGTGGAGGAGATATGGCAATGACAGTGTCCCTGCCCCTCCAGAGCGGCCCCTGCACCCCAAGGAgaaggtgctggagcaggctttGCAGTGGTGCAAGCTCCCAGAGCCCAGCACTGCGTACCTGCTGGTGAGGAAGGTCCCCATCGGTGAGGGCAGCTGTCTCTTCACAGGTAAGGCAATCACAGAGGGTCCCAGCGCCTAGGGGTGTCCCCTGAGGGGGATAGCTCTGCCCCAGCTTCCTTTGGCCACCTCCCTGCAGCCATCAGGGGCACATCCCTGAGACCCACAGCCACCCTCACATGTCCTCAGACCTCCTGACCCCTGTCTCCTCCCACTGGGCAGGCGCCAAGCGTGAGACCCCCAAGTGTGGGCTGCTGAAATGCCGTGAGGAGCCCCCCAAGCTGCTGGGGAACAAGTTTCAGGAGCGCTACTTCGTCATCCGGGaccagaggctgctgctgctcaaggAGAAGAGGGTACTCAGGGGATGCTGTGGGGATAGACTGGCGCCCCAAGAGCAgaaggagagacagggagggggAGCCTAGTGATAGTGGTAGCACGGTGGTGACTGTCCTCCTGGCCCGGAGGCTGGCACCAAGCTGAGCTGACCCAATGGATCTCCTTCCCCAGAGTGCCAAGCCGGAGCGCGAGTGGCCCCTGGATGCAGCCAAGGTTTACATGGGTATTAGGAAGAAGCTGAAGCCACCAGCCCAGTAAGTGGGACCTTCCCTGGAAGTCGCCCTGGGGCATGCACCTCTTGgtccctgcccccagcaccctgcacgcAAACCCAGCTGCTGGGAGCATGCCAAGCTCCACCAGGACCCAAAGCCATGACAAGCCTGGGCCCGTGGGGCAAACTTATCCCTCCACCCCACTGCCCACGGACCCTGGGCTGTGTCTGAGCTTGGtggtgctgccccacagcccgtctCTTCCTTTCCCAGGTGGGGTTTCACGCTGACCCTGGACAAGCAGCAGCTGTGAGTACCTGCCCCTGCCATCCTAGGGATAGGGGGATGTTGAGATCTGTCCCCAGTTTTAGTGGGAGTGGGACAGCCAAGGGCAGTGTGACAGGGCCCTGGGGCTCAAGACAGAGCTGGTGCCTGGCTGGGGCACTCAAGGGACAGAGTGGTGGGGCCAAATGCTCCCTGGCACGAGGTGGGGGCCAGGGTCCAGGGGCAATCCATCTCCATACCATGCACCCTTCCTACCTCCCCATCCACATCAGCACCCCTGGGAGATGCACCTTCCAAACACCCAGCACCAGGCTCCAGAGGGTTCCCAGCCCAGATGTGAGTGTCACCTCCATGgctgtgctgcctgccagccTTCACCCAACACTGCTCTGTGTCTCCACGCACCCAACACCGGGTATTCCTGCACCCTGCACCGAGctgggctccctgcccctgtctcCCTGGCATCACTGGGTACCCGGGCACACCCACCCATCCTGCTGATCCTGTCCCCGTTTTCCTGACACTGAtggtgctggggcagcagctgagcaCGTCACCTGCCCCCCAACATGGGGCTGATATGTTCTTCTAAAGGCAGCAAGGGCAGCTGAGCCGAGGTGCCTCATAGGTGCCCAATGAGCTCTCGCCTTGCCCTGAAGCTACGATTTGGGCGTGCAAAGAGTTTCAGAGGTGCAGCCCAACTGGGTGTAGTTGTGCCTGACAGCCCCGGGCTCACAGGCAAGGTGAAAAGGAGATGTGCACCCTGGGAGATGTGTCTtccaagccctggccctgctccctgGCAGCTTCTCAGCTGACTCCTCTGCAGGTACCTGGTGTGCTCGGGGCAGGCTGAGCTGTGGGACTGGACCACCAGCATCCTCAAGGCTCAGGTGGGTGCAGACtggctgggatgggatgggacaggggctggcagggcagcctggcatgaccccccctccctgccctgtcctTGTGCACAGCACGATGACCTGCGCCCTGTGATCATGCGCCGGCGCTCCTCCTCCGACCTCGCCAAGCAGAAGTTCGGCACCATGCCACTGGTCCCCTTGCACGGGGACAGCACCGACGCCACCATGCTCTCTGCCAACCAGACCCTGGTAAAGCCCCCGCAGCTACCCCTGCCTATGGGTGCTCCTGCACCCACCCAGGTCCATGCACCCATCCCGAGACCATGCGCCCACCCCTGGGCCCTGGAGgcgggtgcatgctgcctggcaCCGATGGATGCTTTGGATGTGTGTCCCTGTGCTCGGCGGTGTGTGCGTGCTGCATGCTCTGCTTGTGTCTGTGCCACCTCTCTGTGCGTGCAGGGCCCTGTGAGGGCATGTGGGGTGCTGCACCCCACTGCCCGTCCTCTGCCTGCCGAGGCACCCGTGACCCTGCTCCGCACTATCCCGTGCTTACCTCTGCCCGTTTCCTCTGTTTCTAGCGCCGCCTGCACACACGAAGGACTCTGTCCATGTTCTTTGTAAGTACCCGCACACGTGGAGCGCGTCCGTTGCTGGCTTTGCACCGTGCCTCCTGGCTACGGCGGCAAGGCCTCACCTGCAGCATCCCACCTGCACTCAGAGACATGCCCGGGCCATCCTGCCCATGCTGTGTGGCAGAGGAGAGGGTGCCTATTGCTCTGTGTGTCCCATACCCGGGGATGGGGGACCCTGCATGGTCCCAGTGTGTGCAAGCAAGACCACAACagtccagcccagctcccagagTCTCTCCTGCTGGGTGCACATTGCCCAGAGGGCATCCACATAAGAAACGTGAGGAAGTAGGTTTGGGTCCTCCTCACCATCAGGTTATTTCCCTGGGGGCCACCTGGCTGGATGCCACCTCACCTGGCTTTGTGCTCTGTGTGGGCACAcacctgccctccccaccccagacCGTCTCTGCCAAGGGATGCTGGGCTGTTGCCACAGCCTGGTGGCATGGACCATGCCTTGGCAGGAATCAAAACTCTCCCCGTCCATCagcaatgggggaaaaaaggggaacaGGGACTAAGTCAAGAGACCTGTTGGAGGGTGGGTACCCTGCAAGCACCAGCCCCACATTGAGGGGGCAAGGCTACCCGGGCAGCACCCGAGTGTAGGGAGGGCAAGATGAGGGGGGATGGAGGGGTACAGCTGAGCAGTGCGGACCGTGTCCCTCACACtgaccccccccccttccccagcccatgAAGATGCACCAGGACTccctggaggagcagcaggagaaggaggtggatGCCGATCCTGTCTACGAAGAGGTGGGCAACTTCCCCGAGCTGGCTGCACTGGAGCTGGGGCGAGGGCTGCTGGCAGACCTGTCGGCCGTGCCCCCTGTGGACAGGTCCAAGAAGCCAGCCCCGTTCCCAGAGCAGCCCCCGGACACAGCGCTGCGCTCCTCGCTGCCTGCCAGCCCGGCTCAGAGGGTGGCAGGTCCCTCCGTCCCCAAAGCCCTGTCCCTAGAAAGGGGCTTGAACCTGGAGAGCGACAAagctccagcccaggggctcagaCCCACAAAAACAGCCTCCCTGGAGAGGAACGTGGAGCCTTCTGTGGCACTGGGCAGAGACTGGGAGCAGGCAGCCACACCAGGGAGCAGTCCCAGCACGGAAACCTCCCTGGAGAACCCCAGGAAGAGGAGCATGCAGTCTCCCTCCCCCATCAACGACAAACTCATCCAGGAGCTCAGCAGCGTCATCCTCAGGAAGAACGAGGGCCAGCCACCGGGGCCGGGCCAGCCGGTGACGTGACCTGGTGTGTCAAAGGGGCAGCCACCGACCTGGGGGTCAATTCGCACCCGGCGGCAGCGACAACAGGTACCCCACACTCCCACATCATGGAGCCtgcaccctcttcctcctcctcctgaccccagtgctgggctgggaaCCAGGACCAGCGGGGAGCAGGGGACTAGTCGGggctgggatgctgtggggcgATACCCCCTGTCGggagggctggggatgctgccacACATTGCTCTTGCTCATAGGTGGCACATCTGTCATCAGGCCCAGTGCCAAGGGAAGAAACTAAAAGGGAGAATAAAAGCCTGTCCGCATGTTTTGGCAGCACCGCATGGTGTCAGGCAGGGGGGCATGTGGTGCCTTCCAGCCCAGGGGAACACAGCATgatgtcccctccccagcactgggCCCGTGGGGCAGGGTCAGGACACCCAAGTCATCCCCTACTTCCATTCTTGCATCTACTGTGGCATATTTTAGCGGGGGGTCaacaggagcagggctggccgTGTGTGCTCGGCGCATAGTCCTGGCGATGGAGGACGGTTCCTGCTCAGCTGGGGTATTTATACCTGTTCCTTCCACCAGTGGggagaaataaagttttatttgtaCTCTGGAGGGTTTGGTCACTGCAGGAGGAGTGGTGAGGGACGCATGGGATGGCGGCAGCACCAGCGGCGTCAGAGGAACTGCAAAACTGGGGCAAAGCCCTAGTGAACCTCAGATCCAGGGCAGGATTTTCTGCCCACGTCTGCTGCCAGCCTGGGATGGCATGGCCCTTCATGCTGGGTACCAAACTGCAGGGTCCCCCCCtcccggggcagggggacacagTCCAGCACCCTCTAGCCCTGCCTACAGCTGGCTCTACTCACTGGACCTCAGGGGCAAGACTGCCTTCTCTGAGGCCCTCCCTGATGAGGTCTTGagccctcctgggcagcagctgaCTGCATCCCGGACCCAGCCCCGAAAATCCTCGGAAACGTAGAAGTAGACAAAGGGATCAAAGCAGTTGTTGAAGGCACTGAGCACCAGGGCCACAGCATACCAGATGTAGGTGACGTTGTGGCACCCTTTGGCCTCCAGCATGTAGTGGATGAAGAGCAGCACGTTGCTGGGGGTGAAGCAGAGGATGAAGACCAGCAGGACCAAGGCCAGGACATGCACCAACTGCCCATAGCGTCTCCCTTTGGCCAGCAGCCGCACCAGGATGCAACTGTAGGAGATGGTCATGAGCACAAACggcaagccaaagcccacccCCACCAGGGAGAGGAAATAGTAGGCGAGGAACATGTGCTTATCCTTCTCCAGGACATCATGGCACGTTGTGATGTTCAGGTTCGAGATATGACTTATCTGGGGGTGCAAAAGCAGAGGGCTCATGCCCAGGCCCACCACCAGCCAGACGCCCACACAGACACTCGCCTTGCCCCGTGTCCAACTGGCGCCCTTCCACAGGAATGGGTGCACCACAGAGATGTAGCGCTCCAGGCCGATACAGGTGAGGAACAGGATGGAGCTGTACATGTTCCCGTAGAAGAAGGCCATCATGGTGCGGCACAGGTAGTCCCCAAAGAGCCAGtgattgcccaagaggtggtagGAGATCTTGAAGGGCAGCAGGAGGACAAAGAGCAGGTCAGCACTGGCCAGGTTGAGCAGGAAAAGGGTGCTGGAACATCTCCTGAAGTTGGCCACCAGGACCCAGCAGGCCAGAGCATTGGCCGGCAGCCCCACAAGCAGGACCACAGAgtagagggcagggaggaggcggGTGGTGAGGGTGCTGTTGAGGAAAGTTTCTATGGAGGCGTTGGGACACTCATCTTCTTCTTGGGGAGTGAGGGGGATCAAGGCTCTCCCTTTGCTGCGCACTGCGGAGGACACAAGGCATCAGGCTCAGCTGAGACCCCCCTCCCACTGCCCCTTCCCACTCGGGACCACACAGGATCTGTCACCCCTCCCTGCAGACCCACCGGCAAATGCCGGAGTTTGCATCTCCCTGAcccatggcaggggcagctcGAGACAAGGGAACCCTTAACATCCCACTGCCCCCGCCACCCGGACCTGTGCCACATCCTGTGCTGTCTGTGGTGGTCTGTGTCTCCTGGTGGTGCCAGACACGCACCCTGCCCACAGTCCAGATGGGTTCTGCTCCCACATGCCGCTACGGTGACACACGGCTCTGCCAATGTCCCTTGTCCTACTGAGCCCAGCACAATGGGTCCTCCACAACCCAACGGGATCAAAAGGGCACATAGGAAACCCACGCCAGGACAAGGTCAGGATATGGCCACCCATGCCAGGATGGGAGATGTTCTCCCACTGGAgcttctgtctcctcttcctcctcctggccagccccccagctcagcctcccACCCCACTCAGGTCTGTGCACTCCTTCCCATCTTCCTGTGGTCGGAGGCTTTTCACTGCGTGCTCAGAACAAAAGTGAAGAACAGCAGGAAGGTCCCGGGACACCAGACAAACAACTTCTGATCAAATCCCTTTTATGGCTTGCTCAGAAATCACAGTGGGCTCTGC is part of the Rissa tridactyla isolate bRisTri1 chromosome 11, bRisTri1.patW.cur.20221130, whole genome shotgun sequence genome and harbors:
- the ARAP3 gene encoding arf-GAP with Rho-GAP domain, ANK repeat and PH domain-containing protein 3 isoform X3; translated protein: MSSPCGPDSDIADWLATIHLERYRDVFKQHGYHVARDAALLDSDHLQQIGITATGHRKRILNLAQQTRMLSQSQGGPTAGDTHFQATEVLDALKEGKDAMKAEPGEATDTFGTQQRVAAPAQASPLEKDPAPLLVKPVPKPRTIFPRSKTEQGLVPTPSARTTVPAHSLGSDRAPAAFVVLEGFVPGESSTDLESPDPRPALPPGLGATVAMGIGASRLGARDNAREETRSPPAPDHGQVLEASEKYPTSAPSVTPRLSHRVPAAEPSPGSVPEGHPTSNPPLPTAAAPAKRDPSPCPRAASQPASGQSRLEMVSNVIYEGLKPPSAPTEDSGGEHGPQGRAFAQPPAPSPKDLTQLDNKPDSPSWPSWCLPPILKRPTGKPEVGEQPISPYSETIFGHVAPPREQKGVGISSDQSYEAVSELELEREACRTSSECSSEGGRSEDEETRSRLIDRIIQNDTEGYSTVEAPRAEGAPFSLPAHLYPDEVLDDLTISPYASFTSLSEPRPTMLSGWLDKLSPQGNYVFQRRYVRFDGKNLMYFSSEKEPYPKGVIPLSVIEMARSTKDNKFQVFTSHRIFVFRAENEAQRNEWCSTLQKKVTEQRLVGSRPRPANTAHCQKSGTLELKGQKSKVFAALSLPEMWLYKSEQFFKMGIAICVIEMRGSTIREAKNRSFELITPFKTFSFVAESEREKREWMEALQEAIAEMLYDYEVAEKIWSNKANKHCADCWAQSPDWASINLCVVICKQCAGQHRSLGSNISKVQSLKLDTSVWSNEIVQLFIMLGNDRANRFWAARLPTAEALYPDASAEQRRDFISRKYREGRYRLPHPHYATQEDVLQALCTAVAGPALLKTVLKFFSSSEAGLAADPAVCEVAPGADLWWGPESKRPRNHPGSPHTQELGPEGVYNEITQPVTHSGYLYRSTAPTKLPGAKKSKEDFQRTWCSLERALLFFETEKCTELLGHIESGDLISLGVSRAPAVTSPSPTERFRFTLELFLIGEKVQQLGTEGPETLQAWASAIGKWFTPMSCHCLLGYEFQRVGQLRYKCMLNPERWQQAFFILQKAHLFICPAEDNGAEDSINLRRLQELSLVPPTETPEKKELLVLVEMGRTFYLQGLSRADSAAWYADIQASAGGRGNALKDQQLSRGDIPIIVDSCIAFITQYGLRHEGIYRKNGAKSRIKVLMEEFRRDARNVKLRINDNFIEDVTDVLKRFFRELEDPVFTLELHPQWKEAAEISSKPQRLERYKELIHRLPRLNHKTLAALIGHLYRVQKCADLNQMSTKNLSLLFAPSLFQTDGKGEHEVKVMEDLIDNYVSIFNIDEDQVSQMDLENSLITTWKDTQLSQAGDLIIEVYLEQKLPDCCVTLKVSPTMTAEELTNQVLEMRNVAASLDIWLTFEVLENGELERPLHPKEKVLEQALQWCKLPEPSTAYLLVRKVPIGEGSCLFTGAKRETPKCGLLKCREEPPKLLGNKFQERYFVIRDQRLLLLKEKRSAKPEREWPLDAAKVYMGIRKKLKPPAQWGFTLTLDKQQLYLVCSGQAELWDWTTSILKAQHDDLRPVIMRRRSSSDLAKQKFGTMPLVPLHGDSTDATMLSANQTLRRLHTRRTLSMFFPMKMHQDSLEEQQEKEVDADPVYEEVQEASPVPRAAPGHSAALLAACQPGSEGGRSLRPQSPVPRKGLEPGERQSSSPGAQTHKNSLPGEERGAFCGTGQRLGAGSHTREQSQHGNLPGEPQEEEHAVSLPHQRQTHPGAQQRHPQEERGPATGAGPAGDVTWCVKGAATDLGVNSHPAAATTGTPHSHIMEPAPSSSSS
- the ARAP3 gene encoding arf-GAP with Rho-GAP domain, ANK repeat and PH domain-containing protein 3 isoform X6, which encodes MSSPCGPDSDIADWLATIHLERYRDVFKQHGYHVARDAALLDSDHLQQIGITATGHRKRILNLAQQTRMLSQSQGGPTAGDTHFQATEVLDALKEGKDAMKAEPGEATDTFGTQQRVAAPAQASPLEKDPAPLLVKPVPKPRTIFPRSKTEQGLVPTPSARTTVPAHSLGSDRAPAAFVVLEGFVPGESSTDLESPDPRPALPPGLGATVAMGIGASRLGARDNAREETRSPPAPDHGQVLEASEKYPTSAPSVTPRLSHRVPAAEPSPGSVPEGHPTSNPPLPTAAAPAKRDPSPCPRAASQPASGQSRLEMVSNVIYEGLKPPSAPTEDSGGEHGPQGRAFAQPPAPSPKDLTQLDNKPDPSWPSWCLPPILKRPTGKPEVGEQPISPYSETIFGHVAPPREQKGVGISSDQSYEAVSELELEREACRTSSECSSEGGRSEDEETRSRLIDRIIQNDTEGYSTVEAPRAEGAPFSLPAHLYPDEVLDDLTISPYASFTSLSEPRPTMLSGWLDKLSPQGNYVFQRRYVRFDGKNLMYFSSEKEPYPKGVIPLSVIEMARSTKDNKFQVFTSHRIFVFRAENEAQRNEWCSTLQKKVTEQRLVGSRPRPANTAHCQKSGTLELKGQKSKVFAALSLPEMWLYKSEQFFKMGIAICVIEMRGSTIREAKNRSFELITPFKTFSFVAESEREKREWMEALQEAIAEMLYDYEVAEKIWSNKANKHCADCWAQSPDWASINLCVVICKQCAGQHRSLGSNISKVQSLKLDTSVWSNEIVQLFIMLGNDRANRFWAARLPTAEALYPDASAEQRRDFISRKYREGRYRLPHPHYATQEDVLQALCTAVAGPALLKTVLKFFSSSEAGLAADPAVCEVAPGADLWWGPESKRPRNHPGSPHTQELGPEGVYNEITQPVTHSGYLYRSTAPTKLPGAKKSKEDFQRTWCSLERALLFFETEKCTELLGHIESGDLISLGVSRAPAVTSPSPTERFRFTLELFLIGEKVQQLGTEGPETLQAWASAIGKWFTPMSCHCLLGYEFQRVGQLRYKCMLNPERWQQAFFILQKAHLFICPAEDNGAEDSINLRRLQELSLVPPTETPEKKELLVLVEMGRTFYLQGLSRADSAAWYADIQASAGGRGNALKDQQLSRGDIPIIVDSCIAFITQYGLRHEGIYRKNGAKSRIKVLMEEFRRDARNVKLRINDNFIEDVTDVLKRFFRELEDPVFTLELHPQWKEAAEISSKPQRLERYKELIHRLPRLNHKTLAALIGHLYRVQKCADLNQMSTKNLSLLFAPSLFQTDGKGEHEVKVMEDLIDNYVSIFNIDEDQVSQMDLENSLITTWKDTQLSQAGDLIIEVYLEQKLPDCCVTLKVSPTMTAEELTNQVLEMRNVAASLDIWLTFEVLENGELERPLHPKEKVLEQALQWCKLPEPSTAYLLVRKVPIGEGSCLFTGAKRETPKCGLLKCREEPPKLLGNKFQERYFVIRDQRLLLLKEKRSAKPEREWPLDAAKVYMGIRKKLKPPAQWGFTLTLDKQQLYLVCSGQAELWDWTTSILKAQHDDLRPVIMRRRSSSDLAKQKFGTMPLVPLHGDSTDATMLSANQTLRRLHTRRTLSMFFPMKMHQDSLEEQQEKEVDADPVYEEVGNFPELAALELGRGLLADLSAVPPVDRSKKPAPFPEQPPDTALRSSLPASPAQRVAGPSVPKALSLERGLNLESDKAPAQGLRPTKTASLERNVEPSVALGRDWEQAATPGSSPSTETSLENPRKRSMQSPSPINDKLIQELSSVILRKNEGQPPGPGQPVT